A stretch of the Phycodurus eques isolate BA_2022a chromosome 15, UOR_Pequ_1.1, whole genome shotgun sequence genome encodes the following:
- the sec16a gene encoding protein transport protein Sec16A isoform X5 — MQPPPRTGPQGASGPPPSGPNMFRRTRPLKHTAASTAAAPASMPPSTQPMTDPFAFVRAPPPMGAEGVQVSHSDSLLTQAPPDSTYTLPGPGLAPQPQTSAGVPAAPAGPPPSSLPGVPMFSPHSSAAPGVHTGYAPSHSEQGYFNSREHTSAVAAEPPSVPSAPVPFNQESHAQSPPQPVTFQPVPPAASSSHRTSDHGSRPPSVQNYFQPTSDPPQQPFNPQPQAQMYPSNAPTPPTQFRHHQMQNPLPHQNPGNAPSPQYAGLNMTQQHNSHFQHQSYFMQTSAPQVVWFNQAPQDPGYHQVATAPVHLQPDSDSGSHHVPDMSSQHDSASATVPYAQESGTLAMFFNDDVENEETLAGERKKVLNGIPESSQPLNNPQGAPPAHSGLSGVPIDNQGSRFQDHSHIPYMNDGNATSHRRSPNPPDARYEHVENLECVPNQEVLPNEIHGSPAGLPAGHGMDTYETGPNLETPDSIPRPIRSASASSNYSNMSHGSGTASRRPQGVVGTFIQQEIPRLADDANLPSTAVAAAGGYFEQIDSSPAGDAATQPSSSEQMWPSTPSPPKPTGTFQASANSSFEPVRSHGVGVRPAEVDRAKMVAEGGADPTLGNLEQPPDNMENIYGPGHPLPIGVPHLTNPVVQSHSRPSSRAFGASRPCESPATTLWAQGEPTSLGASILLAPAAPTVLAPLREPSGDVIQPPEDGPLDLHPHQRIPQQHSENLENPPKVSELDTVSSQSNLGYASLLVSESIQQPVLIAPPVSNSVIPPNTFAQAASLSTTPVRTHGQGTSISLAPVLSPSQNPLSPPAPTSNPFPLNLTRESAEVTTSGIASAQPHPVPPSFSRGPSLSGDPHFVLPVNVLASLATASVTNHNQPSNYELLDFSMHQSQSQNQASGHPSTLHESQQSSNGFYMQVTKDAQHGLRVEVNAPVQTSGPSATSQVTAASLSSAPPVLPVSSPSAPMVLTAPSSSAPPVPLASSSNTGVSLTSSIAGTDSQQPPPEPARTPETNAAAQGRSDASFPVRGVQPFPGQYPAQMQGPATASVPPGPLPPGSLPPASAQQGPAEPPRPPSSAGSQQGYGYPPPGPGHMYGGYYGNYGEYPDGRTPYPPGPYPPGDPRAQQYYQDGPYKTRGDPWYGRYEGPNPAYRDPNYQYREPPPERPSSRASQYSDRPPSRQGYPEDYQRANRSAYDEYYANYAKHYDYAGYNYGQYDPRYGGYYDQSYWSTYDDRSRSRDNYYNQQMYPARKEGYEDQWRYYPGYDSSFDDDYRRRGGDAYNDDFDRRSVHSEQSAHSSHSHHSRRSSFSSRSQQSQMYRSQPDLVSAVYDATASTLAVDYSYGQYPNQTVASQNYGQYLYPSEYTADSTWLTPEQPPPRPATPEKFTMPHRCARFGPGGHLVQVLPNLPSAGQPALVDIYNLETVLQNTLDQEELLSFPGPLVKEETHKVDVIKFSQNKALACSHDNNLLDRDSARLLWDFIVLLCRQNGTVVGTDIADLLLKEHRSVWLPGKSPNEANLIDFNNEPLTRAEEEPEAGPLSHIFMTVPENVGEETEHFRELLLFGRKKDALEAAMKGGLWGHALLLASKMDNRTHARVMTRFANSLPINDPLQTVYQLMSGRMPASATCCGEEKWGDWRPHLAMVLSNLTHTLDLDTRTITTMGDTLASKGLIDAAHFCYLMAQAGLGVYTKKTTKMVLIGSNHSLPFYHFATNQAIQRTEAYEYAQSLGSQPCSLPNFQVFKLIYACRLAEAGLSAQAFHYCEVISRTVLVQPSYYSPVFISQVIQMSEKLRFFDPQLKEKPEQELFNEPDWLIQLRELDGQIRTGTVTYSADRRSPTQFTSSSPSSDLDLPIPAEPNDELDGSGSGNPLMSSLLPGPTPQGVQLMPPAPTSILQDGMAPPQPPCDMPQFYPVPPSGPAGHVPVSGYPPHDLAYAPPHFQPPPMQSAMYPGAHQHPGPPPPPPHMGQMSPLMPPPQVPHSPVQGSHSPLQMPAHVPPSPGHMGTPPEMQINQPISPHRSSLTPQMDFYDHMAQLAPGRRSRTTSQSSVHRASGRRSRTTSESSTHSGGRDRSNSAVKQASPPPPSIPEQPRKEETKKAKKDSSKKSGGGVGWLTTWLYRKGKNEAHLPDDKNKSIVWDEKKQKWVDLNEPEEEGQLHPRAAALQSTCSLGELA; from the exons ATGCAGCCCCCCCCTCGGACTGGACCCCAGGGAGCCTCTGGGCCGCCTCCTTCCGGGCCGAATATGTTCCGCAGGACCAGGCCTCTTAAGCATACAGCAGCATCAACAGCAGCTGCGCCTGCTTCAATGCCACCCTCTACCCAACCCATGACAGACCCGTTCGCTTTTGTCCGAGCCCCACCTCCTATGGGTGCAGAGGGTGTCCAAGTATCCCACAGCGACTCTCTGCTAACACAAGCCCCACCCGATTCCACCTACACTCTTCCAGGCCCAGGTCTAGCCCCGCAACCGCAGACGTCGGCGGGTGTCCCAGCTGCTCCAGCTGGCCCCCCACCATCCTCTCTGCCAGGGGTGCCCATGTTCAGCCCTCACAGTTCAGCCGCGCCTGGTGTTCATACGGGATACGCGCCTTCGCATTCTGAACAAGGGTACTTTAACTCGAGAGAGCATACGTCAGCCGTAGCTGCAGAACCGCCATCTGTGCCGTCAGCCCCAGTACCATTTAATCAGGAATCCCACGCGCAGTCTCCTCCTCAGCCTGTCACcttccagccagtgcctcctgCTGCCTCCTCTTCTCATAGGACCTCCGATCATGGAAGTCGCCCTCCATCTGTTCAGAACTATTTTCAGCCTACAAGTGACCCTCCACAACAGCCTTTTAATCCACAGCCGCAGGCCCAGATGTACCCCTCGAATGCCCCTACCCCTCCGACGCAATTTAGGCATCACCAGATGCAAAATCCTCTTCCACATCAGAACCCCGGAAATGCCCCCAGTCCTCAATATGCTGGACTAAATATGACCCAACAGCATAACTCTCATTTCCAACACCAGAGCTATTTCATGCAGACCTCTGCCCCACAGGTCGTGTGGTTCAATCAAGCGCCACAGGACCCAGGCTACCACCAAGTGGCGACTGCCCCGGTCCACCTGCAGCCTGACTCAGACTCTGGATCTCATCATGTACCTGACATGAGTTCACAGCATGATTCTGCTTCTGCGACAGTTCCGTATGCTCAAGAGTCTGGTACACTCGCCATGTTTTTCAACGATGATGTAGAAAATGAGGAAACCTTGGCCGGAGAGCGAAAAAAGGTCCTGAACGGCATTCCTGAATCCTCTCAGCCTCTGAATAATCCGCAAGGTGCCCCACCAGCCCACAGTGGTCTTTCAGGTGTTCCTATTGATAACCAGGGCTCTCGTTTTCAGGACCATTCACACATACCATATATGAACGACGGAAACGCTACATCGCACAGGAGGAGTCCAAATCCCCCTGATGCCCGGTATGAGCATGTGGAGAATTTGGAGTGTGTACCGAACCAGGAAGTGTTGCCCAATGAAATTCATGGCAGTCCTGCTGGATTACCTGCAGGCCACGGAATGGACACCTATGAAACTGGCCCTAACCTGGAGACTCCGGATTCTATTCCCAGACCAATAAGATCTGCTAGTGCATCATCAAACTACAGTAATATGAGTCACGGAAGTGGTACTGCCAGTCGTCGACCCCAAGGTGTAGTTGGTACCTTTATTCAGCAGGAGATCCCACGTCTCGCAGACGATGCTAACTTGCCTTCCACGGCTGTTGCAGCTGCTGGAGGCTACTTTGAACAGATTGACTCTTCTCCAGCTGGAGATGCGGCCACACAGCCGAGCTCTTCGGAGCAAATGTGGCCCTCTACGCCTAGCCCGCCAAAACCAACTGGTACCTTCCAGGCTAGTGCTAACAGCTCGTTTGAGCCTGTCCGCTCACATGGGGTCGGGGTGCGCCCCGCTGAGGTCGATAGAGCTAAAATGGTAGCGGAAGGTGGCGCAGATCCTACATTGGGCAATCTGGAGCAGCCACCAGATAATATGGAAAATATTTACGGGCCAGGTCACCCTCTGCCTATTGGTGTACCTCACCTGACAAACCCCGTGGTTCAGTCTCACTCTCGACCCTCATCGCGTGCCTTTGGCGCCAGTCGTCCCTGTGAGAGTCCTGCCACGACTTTATGGGCCCAGGGTGAGCCTACCAGCTTGGGTGCTAGCATTCTGTTAGCGCCCGCAGCCCCGACTGTTCTCGCGCCACTGAGGGAGCCTAGTGGAGATGTTATACAGCCACCAGAAGATGGTCCACTGGACCTTCATCCTCATCAAAGAATCCCACAACAACATTCAGAGAACCTAGAGAACCCACCAAAGGTGAGTGAGTTAGACACCGTGAGCTCTCAAAGCAACCTGGGCTATGCGTCTCTCCTTGTGTCTGAATCGATCCAGCAGCCTGTTCTGATTGCCCCACCTGTGTCCAACTCTGTGATTCCccccaatacctttgctcaagCGGCCAGTTTAAGTACTACCCCTGTAAGAACACACGGACAAGGCACCAGTATATCTCTTGCACCTGTTCTTTCCCCCAGTCAGAATCCACTTAGCCCCCCTGCTCCTACCTCAAACCCATTCCCACTCAATCTGACACGTGAAAGTGCTGAAGTGACAACTTCCGGAATCGCTTCAGCACAGCCGCATCCAGTCCCCCCCTCTTTTTCTCGTGGCCCATCGTTGAGTGGAGACCCCCACTTTGTTCTCCCCGTTAATGTTCTGGCATCTCTTGCAACGGCTTCTGTCACCAATCACAATCAGCCCTCAAATTATGAACTCCTCGATTTTTCTATGCACCAATCACAGAGCCAAAATCAAGCATCTGGGCATCCGTCTACTTTACACGAGTCTCAACAGTCAAGTAATGGATTTTACATGCAGGTGACCAAAGATGCGCAACATGGGCTAAGAGTGGAGGTGAATGCTCCTGTTCAGACATCAGGCCCTTCAGCTACATCACAGGTCACTGCAGCTTCTTTATCGTCCGCTCCACCGGTCCTGCCAGTTTCATCACCGTCCGCTCCAATGGTCCTGACAGCTCCATCGTCATCCGCTCCACCAGTCCCGCTGGCCTCTTCATCAAACACAGGGGTTTCGCTGACTTCTTCCATAGCAGGCACAGACAGTCAGCAGCCCCCACCAGAACCCGCAAGGACACCAGAGACAAATGCTGCAGCACAGGGGCGAAGTGATGCCTCTTTTCCTGTAAGGGGAGTGCAGCCTTTCCCTGGCCAGTATCCAGCCCAGATGCAAGGACCTGCTACTGCAAGCGTTCCTCCAGGGCCACTCCCGCCTGGGTCACTCCCTCCTGCGTCTGCTCAGCAAGGTCCCGCAGAGCCGCCTCGACCACCCTCTTCTGCTGGTAGCCAGCAGGGCTACGGATACCCTCCTCCTGGCCCAGGTCACATGTATGGAGGCTATTATGGAAACTATGGAGAATACCCCGACGGCCGAACACCATATCCTCCTGGTCCATACCCACCCGGGGATCCGAGAGCTCAGCAGTATTATCAG GATGGTCCATATAAAACCAGAGGAGATCCTTGGTATGGCAGGTATGAGGGCCCCAACCCAGCTTACCGTGACCCAAACTACCAATATCGAGAGCCTCCACCAGAACGACCCAGCTCCAGGGCCAGTCAGTACTCTGATCGGCCCCCATCCAG GCAAGGCTATCCTGAGGACTACCAGAGAGCGAACCGAAGTGCCTATGATGAATATTATGCAAATTACGCCAAGCACTATGATTATGCAG GATACAACTATGGACAGTATGATCCCCGTTACGGAGGATACTATGATCAGTCCTACTGGTCCACTTATGACGACAGATCTAGAAGCAGAGACAACTACTATAATCAACAAATGTATCCTGCCAG GAAAGAAGGCTACGAGGACCAGTGGCGCTACTACCCCGGTTATGATAGCAGCTTCGACGACGACTACCGCCGGCGTGGTGGCGACGCATACAATGACGACTTTGACCGACGTAGCGTACACAGCGAGCAGTCTGCTCACAGCTCTCATAGCCACCATAGCAGACGCAGCAGCTTCAGCTCGAGGTCCCAACAG AGCCAAATGTACAGGAGTCAGCCGGACTTGGTGTCAGCGGTCTATGATGCCACAGCATCCACGCTGGCTGTGGACTACTCCTACGGACAGTACCCAAACCAGACCGTCGCATCCCAGAACTACGGACAGTACCTCTATCCCTCTGAGTACACGGCAGACAGCACCTGGCTCACCCCTGAACAGC CGCCCCCTCGTCCGGCCACCCCGGAGAAGTTCACGATGCCCCACCGTTGTGCCCGCTTTGGACCCGGTGGTCATCTCGTCCAGGTTCTGCCCAATCTTCCCTCAGCAGGACAGCCCGCTCTTGTTGATATTTATAACTTGGAG ACAGTGCTGCAGAACACTTTGGATCAGGAAGAACTACTATCTTTCCCTGGACCACTTGTTAA gGAGGAGACCCACAAGGTGGATGTGATAAAGTTCTCCCAGAATAAAGCGCTGGCATGTTCCCATGACAACAACCTCTTAGACAGAGACTCCGCCCGCCTACTTTGGGACTTCATTGTGCTGCTGTGCAGACAGAATGGG ACTGTGGTAGGCACCGACATCGCCGACCTGTTACTGAAGGAGCATCGCTCCGTGTGGCTGCCAGGCAAGAGTCCAAATGAAGCAAATCTGATTGATTTCAACAACGAGCCACTGACCAGAGCGGAGGAGGAGCCAGAAGCCGGACCGTTGTCGCACATCTTCATGACGGTACCAGAAAATGTTGGAGAAGAAACGGAACACTTCAGGGAGCTGCTGCTGTTCGGTCGCAAgaag GATGCGCTCGAAGCAGCTATGAAAGGAGGTCTGTGGGGCCACGCTCTCCTTTTGGCCAGTAAGATGGACAACAGGACACATGCACGTGTCATGACAAg GTTTGCCAACAGTTTGCCCATCAATGACCCTCTCCAGACGGTGTACCAGCTCATGTCGGGTAGGATGCCTGCTTCAGCTACT tGCTGTGGAGAGGAGAAGTGGGGTGATTGGCGCCCTCACCTGGCCATGGTGTTGTCTAACCTCACGCACACTTTGGACCTGGACACTCGCACAATCACCACCATGGGTGACACTCTAG CTTCGAAGGGGCTGATTGATGCAGCACACTTCTGCTATTTAATGGCTCAAGCTGGTCTGGGTGTTTACACCAAGAAGACCACCAAGATGGTTTTGATTGGCTCCAACCACAG TTTACCCTTCTACCACTTTGCGACCAATCAAGCAATCCAGAGGACGGAAGCCTATGAGTATGCTCAGTCTCTGGGCTCCCAGCCTTGCTCCCTCCCCAATTTCCAG GTCTTCAAGTTGATCTATGCATGCCGTTTGGCTGAAGCGGGCTTGAGTGCTCAGGCATTCCACTACTGTGAAGTCATCTCTCGGACTGTCCTCGTGCAGCCATCCTATTACTCCCCTGTATTCATTAGCCAAGTCATTCAG ATGTCCGAAAAGCTGCGATTCTTCGACCCCCAACTGAAGGAGAAGCCCGAGCAGGAGTTGTTCAATGAGCCTGATTGGTTGATCCAGCTCCGAGAGCTGGATGGGCAGATCAGA ACGGGGACAGTTACCTACAGTGCTGACAGAAGAAGTCCCACACAATTCACCAGCAGCAGCCCCAGCTCGGACCTGGATCTGCCCATTCCAGCGGAGCCCAACGACGAGTTGGACGGTTCTGGTTCAGGCAATCCATTGATGAGCTCGTTACTGCCTGGGCCTACACCGCAGGGAGTACAGCTCATGCCTCCAG CGCCCACCTCCATCCTCCAAGACGGAATGGCCCCGCCTCAACCCCCCTGCGATATGCCACAGTTCTACCCAGTACCACCCAGCGGGCCAGCCGGTCATGTTCCTGTGTCAGGCTACCCTCCGCACGATCTGGCCTATGCGCCTCCCCACTTCCAGCCTCCACCCATGCAGTCGGCAATGTACCCGGGAGCTCACCAGCATCCCgggcccccgcccccgccccctcaTATGGGCCAGATGTCACCCCTCATGCCCCCGCCCCAAGTGCCCCATTCACCTGTGCAAGGGAGCCACTCGCCGCTCCAGATGCCGGCACACGTGCCGCCTTCGCCCGGGCACATGGGCACACCACCAGAGATGCAGATCAACCAACCGATCTCCCCGCACAGAAGCTCCCTCACACCGCAGATGGACTTCTATGACCACATGGCACAGCTG GCTCCTGGCAGGAGATCGAGGACCACGTCACAGTCTTCAGTGCACCGG GCCTCGGGACGACGCTCTCGCACCACTTCAGAGTCATCAACTCACTCTGGCGGGCGCGACAGGAGCAATTCGGCTGTCAAACAGGCTTCTCCTCCACCTCCCTCTATTCCTGAGCAGCCCCGCAAAGAGGAGACTAAAAAAGCCAAGAAAGACTCTTCCAAAAAG AGTGGCGGCGGTGTGGGCTGGCTCACGACTTGGCTTTACAGGAAGGGCAAGAATGAGGCTCACTTACCGGacgacaaaaacaaatct ATCGTGTGGGACGAAAAGAAGCAGAAATGGGTTGACTTGAATGAGCCTGAGGAAGAG GGCCAGCTGCACCCCCGAGCAGCGGCCCTCCAGTCAACATGTTCTCTAGGAGAGCTG